The genomic stretch ATCCGTTCGACGTTGCGGATCAACGCTTCGGGCGATTCTCCGCCGCCTCCTTCCAGCTCCAGTGGTGTGCCGATGCGCGCGACGTGAGTCCCCGTCTTTCCAACGCGAAAAAAGAACACCGGGACCAGGGCAGTATTTCGCGTCATCGCGATCAGGGCGGGTCCGCTACGCGTCATGGCGGGATGTGAGAAGAAGTCCGCCAGCCCCCCTTCCCCCCCGCTTGCGCTTTGCTCCATTAAGAGCCCGA from Myxococcales bacterium encodes the following:
- a CDS encoding lysophospholipid acyltransferase family protein, yielding GLLMEQSASGGEGGLADFFSHPAMTRSGPALIAMTRNTALVPVFFFRVGKTGTHVARIGTPLELEGGGGESPEALIRNVERINAAVEEAIREAPEQWIWSHRRFKTQPPGVLPIYPSRRSPLRRLRHILRGRD